Proteins co-encoded in one uncultured Draconibacterium sp. genomic window:
- a CDS encoding nucleotide sugar dehydrogenase, which translates to MMNHKANILKKVEQKELVVGIIGLGYVGLPLAVGFAEAGVHVLGFDKNETKVKKINSGENYIKDVRDVALREVVENVTFHATTDFSEMNKCDALLICVPTPLDRFKKPDMSYIQSACEEIGRYLKPGTFISLESTTYPTTTEDFMLPIIETESGMKHGDNFWLAYSPERVDPGNKNFVTKNTPKVLGALTEDGLEVGQAIYQFAIDNIHPVSSPRVAEMVKILENTYRLINISLINELALLSGKMDINIWEVIEAAKTKPFGFQAFYPGPGVGGHCIPLDPFYLEHIAKKFQFDLSMIHAAGHINMRMPHYMYIKIATALNRQKKAVNGSKVLFLGVAYKPNIDDERESPALEIIDAVIQKGGEVSYHDPFIEEILTENGNSLRSVVLTEETLNEADCVVITTNHHVFDADFIHAHSKLIVDMRNVIEEASDKVYKL; encoded by the coding sequence ATGATGAATCATAAGGCTAATATTTTAAAGAAGGTAGAACAAAAAGAGCTGGTAGTTGGTATAATCGGATTAGGTTATGTTGGATTGCCTCTAGCAGTTGGATTTGCTGAAGCTGGTGTTCATGTTTTAGGCTTTGACAAAAACGAAACCAAAGTAAAAAAGATAAACAGCGGAGAGAATTATATCAAAGATGTCAGGGATGTAGCACTACGTGAAGTTGTTGAAAATGTAACTTTTCATGCGACAACCGATTTCTCTGAGATGAATAAATGCGATGCGCTTTTGATCTGTGTTCCAACTCCTCTTGATCGCTTTAAAAAACCGGATATGAGTTACATCCAATCTGCCTGTGAAGAGATAGGAAGGTACCTAAAACCCGGCACTTTTATTAGTCTCGAAAGCACAACTTATCCTACTACTACAGAGGATTTTATGCTGCCGATTATTGAAACCGAATCGGGGATGAAACATGGCGATAATTTTTGGCTTGCGTATTCCCCGGAAAGGGTTGATCCCGGGAACAAAAACTTTGTTACTAAGAATACTCCCAAGGTTTTGGGAGCCTTAACAGAAGATGGATTGGAGGTTGGTCAAGCCATATACCAATTCGCAATCGACAATATTCATCCGGTAAGTTCACCAAGGGTGGCAGAGATGGTAAAAATTCTTGAAAATACTTATCGTTTAATCAATATTAGTTTAATTAACGAGTTGGCGCTTTTATCAGGGAAAATGGACATTAATATTTGGGAAGTGATTGAAGCTGCCAAAACCAAACCGTTTGGATTTCAGGCATTTTATCCGGGGCCTGGTGTTGGTGGGCATTGTATCCCACTCGATCCTTTTTACCTCGAGCACATTGCCAAAAAATTTCAGTTCGACTTGAGCATGATACATGCTGCAGGTCATATTAATATGCGTATGCCGCACTATATGTACATAAAAATTGCAACGGCTTTAAATCGGCAGAAAAAAGCAGTGAACGGTAGTAAGGTGCTTTTTCTTGGCGTGGCTTATAAACCAAATATCGATGATGAGCGCGAATCACCGGCTCTTGAGATTATTGATGCCGTAATACAGAAAGGTGGTGAGGTAAGTTATCACGATCCTTTCATTGAGGAGATATTAACTGAAAATGGGAATTCGCTCAGGTCGGTGGTTTTAACTGAAGAAACATTAAATGAAGCAGACTGTGTGGTTATTACCACCAATCACCATGTTTTTGATGCAGATTTTATTCATGCCCACTCGAAACTGATTGTCGATATGCGTAATGTGATAGAGGAAGCATCGGACAAAGTATACAAGCTATAG
- a CDS encoding acyltransferase, protein MNKEYFSHETAVIDEGAQIGSGTKIWHFSHVMGTALMGKNCILGQNVFLGNKVILGNNVKVQNNISVYEGVVCEDDVFLGPSMVFTNVVNPRSSVERKDEFKATLVKRGATVGANATIICGVTLGEYCMVGAGAVVTKDVKAFALVTGVPGKQTGWVSRSGEILGDDLICPKTGEKYNLAGINLEIVNDES, encoded by the coding sequence ATGAATAAAGAATATTTCTCGCACGAAACTGCTGTTATTGATGAAGGAGCACAAATTGGTTCCGGAACAAAAATATGGCACTTTTCGCACGTTATGGGTACAGCTCTGATGGGTAAAAACTGTATTCTTGGACAGAATGTTTTTCTTGGAAACAAGGTAATTTTAGGCAATAATGTGAAAGTTCAGAACAATATCTCGGTGTATGAAGGAGTAGTTTGTGAAGACGATGTTTTTCTGGGACCTTCAATGGTGTTTACCAATGTTGTTAATCCACGTAGCAGTGTTGAGCGGAAAGATGAATTTAAAGCAACACTGGTAAAGCGTGGGGCCACAGTTGGTGCTAATGCCACCATTATTTGTGGTGTTACTTTGGGCGAATATTGTATGGTTGGTGCAGGAGCTGTAGTAACAAAAGATGTGAAAGCTTTTGCCCTTGTAACCGGGGTGCCTGGCAAACAAACAGGGTGGGTGAGCCGAAGCGGAGAAATTTTGGGCGATGATTTAATTTGTCCCAAAACCGGAGAAAAGTATAATTTAGCAGGCATAAATCTGGAAATAGTAAATGATGAATCATAA
- a CDS encoding DegT/DnrJ/EryC1/StrS family aminotransferase: MTDIYGQYLTMKAEIDNAIKEVIKSTRFVKSGKVLDFEAKLAEYLNTNVITCGNGTDALHLAFMALDLKPGDEVITTPFSFVSTVEVLMLMGLKPVFVDVCLGTFNIDEAQIEDAITSNTKAILPVHLFGQCANMEAISDLAGKHELFVVEDACQALGTDYLLSDGTKKKAGTIGHIGCNSFFPSKNLGAFGDGGAVYAEDKNLADTIRSIANHGMKAKYEYERIGINSRLDSIQAAILEVKLKYIDKHIKARQTTARFYDEHLKDLSGVKIPLRAEFSTHAFHQYTIQAEGRDELKMYLDAKGIPSMVYYPKALHLQDAYKSLGYKLGDFPIAERLTQNVLSLPMHTELDTEQMEYIVEAIKNFSERSKRRYYE; this comes from the coding sequence ATGACTGACATTTACGGGCAATACCTCACCATGAAGGCAGAGATTGACAATGCCATTAAGGAGGTAATTAAATCCACCCGGTTTGTTAAAAGTGGGAAGGTACTTGATTTTGAAGCGAAGTTGGCCGAATATCTCAATACCAATGTAATTACGTGTGGAAACGGTACTGATGCACTTCATCTGGCCTTTATGGCTTTGGATTTAAAGCCTGGTGACGAGGTAATTACTACTCCTTTTTCGTTTGTATCAACTGTTGAAGTTCTTATGTTGATGGGACTAAAACCCGTTTTTGTTGATGTTTGTTTGGGTACTTTTAATATTGATGAAGCACAAATAGAAGATGCTATAACTTCTAATACTAAAGCAATTTTACCAGTGCATCTTTTTGGTCAATGTGCTAATATGGAAGCAATTTCGGATTTGGCCGGAAAGCATGAGTTATTTGTGGTTGAAGATGCTTGTCAGGCATTGGGTACAGATTATCTGCTTTCTGACGGCACAAAAAAGAAAGCCGGAACAATCGGGCATATCGGTTGTAATTCCTTTTTCCCATCAAAAAACTTAGGTGCTTTTGGTGATGGAGGGGCTGTTTATGCAGAAGATAAAAATCTGGCCGATACAATTCGCAGCATTGCCAACCATGGCATGAAAGCCAAATACGAATATGAAAGAATTGGCATTAATTCGAGGCTCGATAGTATTCAGGCTGCAATTCTTGAGGTGAAGTTGAAGTATATTGATAAGCATATAAAAGCAAGACAAACGACGGCGCGTTTTTATGATGAACATTTAAAAGATTTAAGTGGTGTTAAAATACCGTTGAGGGCTGAGTTTAGCACACATGCCTTTCATCAATATACTATTCAGGCTGAAGGAAGGGATGAGTTAAAAATGTATTTGGATGCAAAAGGAATTCCTTCGATGGTTTATTATCCAAAAGCACTGCATTTACAGGATGCTTATAAAAGTTTGGGGTATAAACTCGGAGACTTTCCAATTGCAGAACGACTTACTCAAAATGTTTTGTCGTTGCCAATGCATACTGAGCTGGATACCGAACAGATGGAGTATATTGTTGAGGCAATAAAAAATTTCTCGGAAAGGAGTAAAAGAAGGTATTATGAATAA
- a CDS encoding DNA-3-methyladenine glycosylase: MRTDSSRIPNSFFIREVTKVAPDLLGKILVRRFEDDTIQKFVITETEAYSGGEDKACHANKGLTPRTKIMFDEGGLVYVYLIYGMHWMLNFVTGEAGDSSAVLIRGVKGISGPGRVGRTLRLDKSFYGENLATSDRIWVENSELKPKFVTAPRIGIDYAGEPWISKPWRFIVK, encoded by the coding sequence ATGAGAACAGATTCCAGTCGAATACCAAATTCTTTTTTCATACGCGAAGTAACCAAGGTGGCACCCGATTTACTCGGAAAAATACTGGTACGACGTTTTGAAGATGACACAATACAAAAGTTTGTGATTACCGAAACCGAAGCCTATAGTGGAGGAGAAGACAAAGCCTGCCATGCCAACAAAGGCTTAACACCCCGCACCAAAATAATGTTTGATGAAGGTGGATTGGTATACGTTTACCTGATATACGGGATGCATTGGATGCTGAATTTTGTTACCGGTGAAGCAGGTGATTCTTCTGCGGTTTTAATTCGGGGTGTGAAAGGTATTTCCGGGCCCGGACGAGTGGGCCGGACACTTCGACTCGACAAATCCTTTTATGGAGAGAACCTGGCTACTTCAGATAGAATATGGGTTGAAAACTCAGAGCTGAAACCCAAATTTGTAACCGCTCCTCGTATTGGAATCGACTATGCCGGCGAACCCTGGATTAGCAAGCCTTGGCGATTTATTGTAAAGTAA
- a CDS encoding MFS transporter, with the protein MAFVSVLKKYNRSFWIANTIELFERWAWYGFFMLFANYLTGSADMGGLEFSQEQKGLIMGIGTGILYFLPVITGAIADKYGYRKVLFIAFMVYTSAFILLPHFDTFVGVFVMYLYLALGAALFKPIISATIAKTTTDETASIGFGIFYMMVNIGAFFGPLVTLIYKGQSELIFYISAGIVALNFILLLFYKEPDRTINTDSIWVSIRKVFTNIALVIKDFKFVLFLVIVAGFWTMYNQLFFTLPVFIAQWVDTSAVYNFFHQYLPFFSENYGIAETGQMEAEFITNFDAMFIIVFQIIVSAVVMKWRPLRSMMSGFLVCAIGMALTLATQNVLFTLVAIYIFAIGEMAGSPKITEYIGRIAPSDKKALYMGYSFIPVFLGNVFAGIISGSVYGRMSDKNVFVKQEVAEKGIQLADGLTQNEYFNAAAQKMGMTPTELTNQLWDKYNPSQIWMVILIIGLVAVVALFLYDKFIMKGKRQ; encoded by the coding sequence ATGGCATTTGTTTCGGTATTAAAAAAATACAACCGCAGTTTTTGGATAGCTAATACTATTGAGTTATTTGAACGTTGGGCATGGTACGGCTTCTTTATGCTGTTTGCCAATTATTTAACAGGGTCGGCAGATATGGGAGGACTGGAGTTTTCTCAGGAACAAAAAGGGTTGATAATGGGGATTGGTACCGGTATTCTTTATTTTTTGCCGGTAATAACAGGAGCCATTGCTGATAAATATGGCTATAGAAAGGTGTTGTTTATTGCTTTTATGGTGTATACGTCGGCCTTTATTTTATTGCCGCATTTCGATACATTTGTAGGAGTATTTGTAATGTACCTGTACCTGGCGCTGGGTGCGGCACTTTTTAAACCTATTATTTCTGCAACAATTGCCAAAACAACTACTGATGAAACAGCGTCGATCGGTTTTGGCATTTTCTACATGATGGTGAATATTGGCGCCTTTTTTGGACCATTAGTTACTCTAATCTACAAAGGACAATCGGAATTAATATTTTATATTTCTGCTGGGATTGTAGCCTTAAATTTTATTCTGTTGTTGTTTTATAAAGAACCAGACCGAACCATAAATACTGATTCAATTTGGGTATCGATCAGAAAGGTATTTACTAATATTGCCTTGGTGATAAAGGATTTTAAGTTTGTATTGTTCCTGGTTATTGTGGCTGGTTTCTGGACAATGTATAACCAGCTTTTCTTTACACTCCCGGTTTTTATTGCCCAGTGGGTTGATACAAGTGCCGTGTATAATTTCTTCCATCAGTATTTACCATTCTTTAGCGAAAATTACGGGATTGCCGAAACCGGGCAGATGGAAGCGGAGTTTATTACCAATTTTGATGCGATGTTTATCATCGTATTCCAAATCATTGTATCAGCTGTTGTAATGAAATGGCGTCCTTTGCGCTCCATGATGTCGGGGTTTCTGGTGTGTGCTATTGGAATGGCGTTGACGCTGGCAACACAGAACGTCCTTTTTACGCTGGTTGCAATTTATATTTTTGCCATTGGCGAAATGGCGGGGTCGCCAAAGATTACCGAATATATCGGACGTATTGCTCCGTCCGATAAAAAAGCGCTTTATATGGGCTATTCATTTATTCCGGTGTTTTTGGGTAATGTATTCGCCGGTATTATTTCAGGTAGTGTATATGGCAGAATGTCTGATAAAAACGTTTTTGTAAAGCAGGAGGTAGCTGAAAAAGGTATTCAGTTGGCCGACGGGCTCACGCAGAATGAATACTTTAATGCAGCAGCACAAAAAATGGGAATGACTCCTACAGAACTTACGAACCAGTTGTGGGATAAATATAATCCGTCGCAAATATGGATGGTCATCCTGATTATCGGACTCGTAGCTGTAGTGGCACTTTTTTTATACGATAAGTTTATAATGAAAGGGAAGCGGCAATAG
- a CDS encoding response regulator, giving the protein MQETDDPLIFLIEDSTVYKDLIVGYLQSKKFSNLKVFKNGEECLRQIHLKPDVIILDYSSEETNGLEFMLQVVREHSQIDFIFLSAQSKVDTAVKIMKLGAADYIIKNDQAPKKLVESIERLKDSTKHEEKRYNFKLGIVVFFIVLFLIIMIITFISAFFDVGL; this is encoded by the coding sequence ATGCAAGAGACAGATGATCCTTTAATTTTTCTGATCGAGGACAGCACCGTTTACAAAGATCTTATTGTTGGTTATTTGCAATCGAAAAAGTTTTCGAATCTGAAAGTTTTTAAAAACGGAGAAGAATGTCTCAGGCAAATTCATTTAAAACCTGATGTTATAATTCTGGATTATTCATCGGAAGAAACGAACGGTTTGGAATTTATGCTTCAGGTGGTGCGCGAACACAGCCAAATCGATTTTATTTTTCTGAGTGCGCAAAGTAAAGTGGATACTGCCGTAAAAATTATGAAGTTGGGTGCTGCCGACTATATCATTAAAAACGATCAGGCGCCGAAAAAACTGGTTGAATCCATTGAGCGATTGAAAGATTCTACAAAACACGAGGAAAAGAGATATAATTTTAAGCTGGGAATAGTCGTTTTTTTTATTGTATTGTTCCTTATTATAATGATCATAACATTTATATCGGCCTTTTTCGATGTGGGATTGTGA
- a CDS encoding type III pantothenate kinase, with protein sequence MLLAIDIGNTNIVFGIYKEKEWVNHWRIQTDQLKTADEYEVIFRSLLTAGKICRTEISRIILSSVVPSLVHPFREMLSGLFDNATINHLNPEIYDRLPIKILNPYEIGTDLVANATAAYQKYGNNTMVIDFGTALTFTTIGKNSAILGVAIAPGLRTAVGALAGKTAQLPQIHITAPPSVLGENTTHAIQSGIIFGYTGLVDSMIERTEKELGVSLNVVATGGLSAVIAPLTKNINACEPMLTLEGLIQINSFI encoded by the coding sequence ATGTTACTGGCAATCGACATAGGAAACACAAATATTGTTTTTGGAATTTACAAAGAAAAAGAATGGGTAAACCACTGGCGCATTCAAACCGATCAACTGAAAACAGCCGACGAATACGAGGTTATTTTCCGGTCGCTGTTAACTGCAGGAAAAATCTGCCGCACCGAAATATCGCGAATAATCTTAAGCAGTGTGGTACCTTCACTTGTTCATCCTTTTCGCGAAATGTTATCGGGATTATTCGACAACGCAACAATCAATCATCTTAATCCCGAAATTTACGATCGTTTACCCATTAAGATACTCAATCCATACGAAATAGGAACCGACCTGGTTGCAAATGCCACGGCTGCCTATCAAAAATATGGTAACAATACCATGGTAATTGATTTTGGTACTGCTTTAACCTTTACTACCATTGGAAAAAATTCAGCAATTTTAGGCGTTGCCATCGCGCCCGGGCTACGCACTGCAGTTGGTGCTCTTGCCGGAAAAACAGCACAATTACCACAAATTCATATTACCGCTCCGCCATCGGTTTTGGGCGAAAACACTACTCATGCCATCCAATCGGGAATTATTTTCGGATACACAGGATTGGTAGATTCGATGATAGAACGTACCGAAAAAGAATTAGGCGTATCGCTTAATGTTGTGGCTACCGGAGGGCTAAGTGCAGTAATTGCTCCGTTAACAAAAAACATTAATGCCTGCGAGCCTATGCTCACGCTCGAAGGGCTGATTCAAATCAATTCATTTATATAA
- the dxs gene encoding 1-deoxy-D-xylulose-5-phosphate synthase — translation MEDAKGKLLDSINNPDDLKKIPVDQLEDVCQELRDFIIDVVSTNPGHFGASLGVVELTVALHYVYNTPYDQLVWDVGHQAYGHKILTGRRKQFDTNRKYKGLSGFPKRTESEYDAFGVGHSSTSISAALGMAIASRIKGEQERKVVAVIGDGAMTGGMAFEALNNAGGENADILVILNDNNMAIDPSVGGLNKYLLNISKSDTYNRMKHDVWEGLGKLDGFGEKTRRFIQKNQHALKNMILKENNLFEAFNFRYFGPIDGHDVRYLTSALNDLKDIPGPKLLHVITQKGKGFKQAELYQTKWHAPGIFDKETGEIYKCDCNVDQAPKFQNVFGDTLVELAEKNDKIVGITPAMPTGCSMNKMIEQMPGRAFDVGIAEQHAVTFSAGLAAQGMVPFCNIYSTFMQRAYDQVIHDVAIQKLPVIFCLDRGGLVGEDGPTHHGVFDIAYMRSVPNMIVSAPMDEIELRNLMYTAQLEENTQPFSIRYPRGCGIIADWQKEFEKIEIGKGRKLNDGTDIALLSIGKTGIFAQCAVKLLAKNDISAAHYDMRFVKPLDTETLNKVMQSFDQIITIEDGSILGGFGSAVLEFMAENGFTNKIKILGIPDKFIEHGTPEELYRECGIDTQGIVNTVKKLVGKTEIV, via the coding sequence ATGGAAGACGCGAAGGGGAAGCTGCTTGATTCAATAAACAATCCCGACGATTTAAAAAAAATACCGGTTGACCAACTCGAAGACGTTTGTCAGGAGTTGCGCGATTTTATTATCGATGTGGTTTCAACCAATCCGGGTCACTTTGGGGCTAGTTTGGGAGTAGTTGAGCTGACTGTTGCCCTTCATTACGTATACAATACACCTTACGATCAGTTGGTGTGGGATGTTGGTCACCAAGCCTATGGACACAAAATTCTTACCGGTAGAAGAAAGCAATTCGACACCAACCGAAAATACAAAGGACTCAGCGGATTCCCAAAACGTACTGAAAGCGAATACGATGCATTTGGTGTTGGACACTCGTCAACATCTATTTCGGCCGCTTTAGGAATGGCCATTGCTTCCAGAATTAAAGGCGAACAAGAACGCAAAGTGGTTGCCGTTATTGGCGATGGCGCTATGACCGGAGGAATGGCTTTTGAAGCATTAAATAACGCCGGAGGCGAAAATGCAGATATTCTGGTAATTCTGAACGACAACAACATGGCCATCGACCCCAGTGTTGGAGGATTGAATAAATACCTGCTCAACATTTCAAAGTCCGACACCTACAACCGAATGAAACACGATGTTTGGGAAGGACTGGGAAAACTGGATGGTTTTGGAGAGAAAACACGTCGGTTTATCCAAAAAAACCAGCACGCACTAAAAAATATGATCCTGAAAGAGAATAATCTTTTCGAAGCGTTTAATTTCAGGTATTTTGGCCCGATTGACGGACATGATGTGCGGTATTTAACCAGCGCACTAAACGACCTGAAAGATATTCCGGGACCAAAACTGTTACATGTAATTACCCAAAAAGGTAAAGGATTTAAACAGGCCGAGCTTTATCAAACCAAATGGCATGCACCAGGTATTTTCGATAAAGAAACCGGCGAAATTTACAAGTGCGATTGCAATGTTGATCAAGCACCAAAATTTCAAAATGTATTTGGAGATACTTTGGTTGAGCTGGCTGAAAAAAATGATAAAATTGTGGGAATAACGCCTGCAATGCCGACAGGATGTTCTATGAATAAAATGATAGAACAAATGCCGGGTCGTGCTTTCGATGTGGGAATTGCAGAACAACATGCCGTTACTTTTTCGGCCGGACTTGCCGCACAAGGCATGGTTCCGTTTTGCAATATCTACTCTACATTTATGCAGCGCGCCTACGACCAGGTGATACACGATGTTGCCATTCAGAAATTACCCGTAATTTTCTGTCTCGACCGTGGAGGTCTGGTTGGAGAAGACGGACCTACACACCACGGAGTTTTTGATATTGCTTATATGCGTTCAGTTCCGAATATGATCGTGTCGGCGCCGATGGACGAGATTGAGCTGCGCAACCTGATGTACACGGCGCAGTTGGAAGAAAATACTCAGCCCTTTTCAATCCGATATCCGCGCGGGTGTGGCATAATTGCCGATTGGCAAAAGGAATTTGAAAAAATTGAAATTGGTAAAGGCCGAAAATTAAACGATGGTACTGATATTGCGTTGTTGTCGATAGGCAAAACCGGAATATTTGCTCAGTGTGCAGTAAAGCTCCTGGCCAAAAACGATATTTCAGCAGCACACTACGATATGCGTTTTGTTAAACCGCTCGACACTGAAACACTTAACAAAGTTATGCAAAGTTTCGACCAGATTATAACCATAGAAGACGGCAGTATTCTGGGCGGATTTGGAAGTGCTGTTCTTGAATTTATGGCTGAAAACGGTTTCACCAATAAAATAAAAATACTGGGAATTCCTGATAAGTTTATCGAACACGGAACTCCAGAGGAGCTTTATCGGGAATGCGGCATCGATACACAAGGTATTGTTAATACCGTAAAGAAATTAGTTGGCAAAACAGAAATCGTTTAA
- a CDS encoding HAMP domain-containing sensor histidine kinase: MDIYLKRRRGKILLLIFAVLIGVASILYTNWLTRKMANEERNKVEIWADAIKGINNATIEITTPEMAQLQTRYLQFLGMVSEKNTTIPILILNPDGTFNTDRNIPYREDRKEEVLKRELKKMQDYAAPIPIDLGDGHELMLYYRESTILRNLQLYPVIQLAVIILFILVAYFAFVATNRAEQNQVWVGMSKETAHQLGTPISSLMAWIELLKLKDVDPNLIKELEQDTSRLERITERFSKIGSKPELLRVNLIEVLNSAVSYLKRRSSDKVKFALNYDTNAYIETPLNAALFSWVIENLCKNAIDAMSNHGSITIQVKEKEKQVTIDLTDTGCGISKNHQKSIFHPGFSTKKRGWGLGLSLAKRIVEIYHKGKIFIKSSEMGKGTTFRIILYK; this comes from the coding sequence TTGGACATTTATCTAAAAAGACGACGGGGAAAAATTTTACTGCTCATCTTTGCTGTACTTATTGGAGTCGCATCAATACTTTACACCAACTGGCTAACGAGAAAAATGGCCAACGAAGAACGCAACAAGGTTGAAATCTGGGCCGATGCGATAAAGGGAATTAATAATGCTACCATCGAAATTACCACTCCCGAAATGGCCCAGCTACAAACTCGCTATCTCCAGTTTTTAGGTATGGTTAGCGAAAAAAATACAACAATTCCCATCCTGATATTAAACCCTGACGGAACTTTTAATACCGACCGTAACATTCCCTATCGCGAAGACCGAAAAGAAGAAGTACTGAAGCGCGAACTAAAAAAAATGCAGGATTATGCAGCTCCAATCCCAATCGATTTAGGCGATGGTCACGAGTTGATGCTGTACTACCGCGAATCAACAATTCTGCGCAATCTGCAACTATATCCGGTTATACAGCTGGCAGTTATTATTCTGTTTATTCTGGTTGCCTATTTTGCATTTGTGGCTACCAACCGTGCCGAACAAAACCAGGTGTGGGTGGGCATGTCGAAAGAAACCGCGCACCAACTGGGCACTCCAATATCGTCGCTAATGGCCTGGATTGAACTGCTAAAATTGAAAGATGTTGATCCCAATCTGATTAAAGAACTGGAGCAGGATACGTCGCGACTGGAACGTATTACCGAACGTTTTTCTAAAATCGGGTCAAAACCGGAATTACTGCGCGTTAACCTCATCGAAGTATTAAATTCGGCCGTTTCGTACCTGAAACGACGTTCGTCGGATAAAGTAAAATTTGCGCTAAATTACGATACTAACGCCTACATTGAAACACCATTAAATGCTGCACTGTTCTCGTGGGTAATCGAAAATTTATGCAAAAATGCCATCGATGCAATGAGCAATCACGGCTCCATTACCATTCAGGTAAAAGAAAAGGAAAAACAGGTAACTATTGACCTTACCGACACTGGCTGTGGTATTTCAAAAAATCATCAGAAATCAATATTTCATCCCGGATTCTCAACAAAAAAACGCGGCTGGGGATTAGGCCTTTCATTGGCAAAACGTATAGTTGAAATTTACCACAAGGGCAAAATTTTTATCAAATCATCGGAAATGGGAAAGGGAACCACATTTAGGATTATTCTGTACAAATAA
- a CDS encoding DUF177 domain-containing protein, whose protein sequence is MSWESKYNIEFKGLKEGLHDYQFKVNDRFFEHFKESLVDNGEVSVNVELEKRSAFLKLSFALEGWLELVCDRCLDNYQQDVSLETELFVKFGEEDEFEEGDNVIWVLPEEHAINLAQIIYEYVTLSIPLRHVHPNESGENGCNQEMIDRLNNITQHEADEDEEEEIDPRWAALKNLKNNN, encoded by the coding sequence GTGAGCTGGGAAAGCAAATATAATATTGAGTTTAAAGGTCTTAAAGAAGGCCTGCACGATTACCAATTTAAGGTAAACGATAGGTTCTTTGAGCATTTTAAGGAAAGTCTGGTTGACAACGGAGAAGTTAGCGTAAATGTTGAACTTGAAAAGCGAAGTGCATTTCTGAAATTAAGCTTTGCACTTGAAGGATGGTTAGAGCTTGTATGCGACCGCTGCCTTGACAATTACCAGCAAGACGTGTCTTTAGAAACCGAATTATTTGTAAAATTTGGCGAAGAAGATGAGTTTGAAGAAGGCGACAATGTTATATGGGTCTTACCCGAAGAACACGCCATCAACCTGGCTCAAATTATTTACGAATACGTTACATTAAGTATTCCGTTACGGCATGTTCATCCGAATGAAAGCGGAGAAAACGGCTGCAACCAGGAAATGATTGACAGATTAAACAATATTACACAGCACGAAGCGGACGAAGATGAGGAAGAAGAAATTGATCCGCGTTGGGCTGCATTAAAAAATTTAAAGAATAATAATTAA
- the rpmF gene encoding 50S ribosomal protein L32: MAHPKHKTSKARRDKRRTHYKAVAPTLATCSNCGTTVKYHTVCPECGYYRGKQVIEKEIAL, translated from the coding sequence ATGGCACATCCAAAGCATAAAACATCGAAAGCGAGAAGGGATAAAAGACGTACGCACTACAAAGCAGTTGCCCCTACTCTGGCTACTTGCTCAAACTGTGGAACAACTGTAAAATACCACACAGTATGTCCTGAATGTGGTTACTACAGAGGAAAACAAGTAATTGAAAAAGAAATTGCATTATAG